From Sphingomonas nostoxanthinifaciens, a single genomic window includes:
- a CDS encoding VOC family protein, producing the protein MSANFAISALRSVDLVVPDLAAALDFYTHVWALEPVHHSGGSAWLRGTGADTQILALHAGDAPAMRSMTLRARDRDALDDVVARARAHGCHVETAIELDEPGAGRALLIRDMAGRTMRVVADDAARFADDPLADHPERLAHVNINSDDVARDQAFFTDVLGFQLTDRSKMMAFVRTNRDHHSIVIAEAPVNTLNHVAFNLPSWEGVMRASGRTIDAGLPMGWGVGRHGPGNNVFAYFVDPFGIVVEYTAEVLQVDEHYRVRGPDEWTWPPGRTDQWGIAPPKSEACKRAQLAIPFA; encoded by the coding sequence ATGAGCGCGAACTTTGCGATCTCCGCGCTGCGCAGCGTCGATCTGGTCGTCCCCGATCTGGCGGCGGCGCTCGATTTCTACACCCACGTCTGGGCGCTGGAGCCGGTGCATCACAGTGGCGGCAGCGCTTGGCTGCGCGGCACCGGCGCCGATACGCAAATCCTTGCGCTTCACGCCGGTGACGCCCCTGCGATGCGCTCGATGACGCTGCGTGCGCGCGACCGTGACGCGCTCGACGACGTCGTGGCGCGCGCCCGCGCGCACGGTTGCCACGTCGAGACCGCGATCGAACTGGACGAGCCGGGCGCCGGGCGCGCTTTGCTGATCCGGGATATGGCGGGTCGCACGATGCGGGTCGTCGCCGACGATGCCGCGCGCTTCGCCGACGATCCGCTTGCCGACCATCCGGAGCGGCTGGCGCACGTCAACATCAACAGCGACGATGTCGCGCGCGACCAGGCCTTCTTCACCGACGTGCTCGGCTTCCAGCTGACTGATCGTTCGAAGATGATGGCGTTCGTGCGCACCAATCGCGATCATCACTCGATCGTGATCGCCGAAGCGCCGGTCAACACGCTCAACCACGTCGCCTTCAACCTGCCCAGTTGGGAGGGGGTGATGCGCGCGTCGGGCCGGACGATCGACGCCGGCCTGCCGATGGGCTGGGGCGTCGGCCGCCACGGCCCCGGCAACAACGTGTTCGCTTACTTCGTCGATCCGTTCGGCATCGTCGTCGAATATACCGCCGAGGTGCTGCAGGTGGACGAGCATTATCGCGTGCGCGGCCCCGACGAATGGACGTGGCCGCCGGGCAGGACCGACCAATGGGGCATCGCCCCGCCCAAGAGCGAGGCATGCAAGCGGGCACAGCTCGCCATTCCCTTCGCGTGA
- a CDS encoding cupin domain-containing protein: MTDQTTLPGLEPYILRAGEGISHLVANQIVRTLAGVEQTAGGFGAVVCDCPLDRFPVPMHWHEREHDTWFVTRGKLQVWCNDGSRILSPGDFAYVKPRDTHSYQSVAPRSQFFGIVAPGGWEQFFADAGEVWGMTALPPSDRPINFPKLGAAIAKHGIMRVDEAVYGPATPIGEGDQALPGEHRSFFLEASFGPRGTLAGHLVTSVLTAAETNGMVEMRVVEGGRDAAMPTMHHAATHVFLYVLDGLVELTLDGEGLRLTSGDAANIPAGTPYATRIASGSARWIVASANGDGTSFWSRAAADAPTYSHPMTVDRDADLARLRALTDIDVVIA, from the coding sequence ATGACCGACCAGACCACGCTTCCCGGCCTCGAGCCCTATATCTTGCGCGCCGGCGAGGGCATTTCGCACCTCGTCGCCAATCAGATCGTCCGCACGCTGGCAGGCGTCGAGCAGACGGCCGGCGGCTTCGGCGCGGTAGTATGCGACTGTCCGCTCGATCGCTTTCCGGTGCCGATGCACTGGCACGAGCGCGAGCATGACACCTGGTTCGTCACGCGCGGCAAGCTGCAGGTGTGGTGCAACGACGGCAGCCGCATCCTCAGCCCCGGCGACTTCGCTTATGTGAAGCCGCGCGACACGCACAGCTACCAGAGCGTCGCTCCGCGCAGCCAGTTCTTCGGCATCGTCGCCCCCGGCGGCTGGGAGCAGTTCTTCGCCGATGCGGGCGAGGTGTGGGGCATGACGGCGCTGCCGCCGTCGGACCGGCCGATCAATTTTCCGAAGCTCGGCGCGGCCATCGCCAAGCATGGCATCATGCGCGTGGACGAGGCGGTCTACGGGCCGGCGACCCCGATCGGGGAGGGCGATCAGGCGCTGCCGGGCGAGCATCGCTCCTTCTTCCTGGAGGCGAGCTTCGGGCCGCGCGGGACGCTGGCCGGCCATCTCGTTACAAGCGTGCTCACGGCGGCCGAAACCAACGGCATGGTTGAGATGCGCGTCGTCGAGGGCGGACGCGATGCCGCCATGCCGACGATGCATCACGCGGCAACGCACGTCTTCCTCTACGTGCTGGACGGGCTGGTCGAACTGACGCTGGACGGCGAGGGGCTCCGGCTGACGAGCGGCGACGCCGCCAACATCCCGGCCGGCACACCTTATGCAACGCGTATCGCCAGCGGCAGCGCGCGCTGGATCGTGGCGAGCGCCAATGGTGACGGCACCTCCTTCTGGAGCCGGGCGGCGGCGGACGCGCCGACCTACTCGCACCCGATGACGGTCGACCGCGACGCCGATCTCGCCCGCCTGCGCGCGCTGACCGACATCGACGTCGTGATCGCGTAA